In the Klebsiella aerogenes KCTC 2190 genome, one interval contains:
- the pyrB gene encoding aspartate carbamoyltransferase, with translation MANPLYQKHIISINDLSREDLELVLATAAKLKANPQPELLKHKVIASCFFEASTRTRLSFETSMHRLGASVVGFSDSSNTSLGKKGETLADTISVISTYVDAIVMRHPQEGAARLATEFSGNVPILNAGDGANQHPTQTLLDLFTIQETQGRLENLNVAMVGDLKYGRTVHSLTQALAKFNGNRFYFIAPDALAMPQYILDMLDEKGIAWSLHSAIDEVMAEVDILYMTRVQKERLDPSEYANVKAQFVLRAADLEGARVNMKVLHPLPRVDEITTDVDKTPHAWYFQQAGNGIFARQALLALVLNSELAQ, from the coding sequence ATGGCTAACCCGCTATATCAAAAACATATCATTTCCATAAACGATCTCAGCCGCGAAGACCTCGAACTGGTGCTGGCGACAGCCGCAAAGCTGAAAGCCAATCCGCAACCCGAGCTGCTGAAGCATAAGGTTATCGCCAGCTGTTTCTTTGAAGCCTCCACCCGTACTCGCCTCTCTTTTGAAACCTCCATGCACCGCCTCGGCGCCAGCGTGGTCGGCTTCTCCGACAGCAGCAACACCTCGCTCGGCAAGAAAGGCGAAACCCTGGCCGACACCATTTCGGTTATCAGCACCTACGTCGACGCTATCGTAATGCGCCATCCGCAAGAGGGCGCCGCGCGTCTGGCAACCGAATTCTCCGGCAACGTACCGATTCTCAACGCCGGCGACGGCGCCAATCAGCATCCAACGCAAACCCTGCTCGACCTGTTCACCATTCAGGAAACTCAGGGCCGCCTTGAGAACCTCAATGTCGCGATGGTCGGCGACCTGAAATATGGCCGTACCGTACACTCGCTGACCCAGGCGCTGGCCAAATTCAACGGCAACCGCTTCTACTTCATCGCCCCGGACGCGCTGGCGATGCCGCAGTACATTCTCGATATGCTGGATGAAAAAGGCATCGCCTGGAGCCTGCATAGCGCCATCGACGAAGTAATGGCTGAGGTCGATATTCTGTATATGACTCGCGTGCAGAAAGAGCGCCTTGACCCATCGGAATACGCCAACGTGAAGGCGCAGTTCGTGCTGCGCGCCGCGGATCTCGAAGGCGCCCGCGTCAACATGAAGGTGCTGCACCCGCTGCCGCGCGTTGATGAAATCACCACCGACGTCGATAAAACGCCGCACGCCTGGTACTTCCAACAGGCCGGCAACGGCATCTTCGCCCGCCAGGCGTTACTGGCACTGGTATTGAATAGCGAGCTGGC
- a CDS encoding pyrBI operon leader peptide translates to MPAVLPGGNMVNCVRHCCVLPRLKAGTGLAFFFPLLNEFSKPLI, encoded by the coding sequence ATGCCAGCCGTTTTGCCGGGAGGAAATATGGTCAATTGCGTACGACATTGCTGTGTCTTACCGCGTCTGAAAGCAGGCACTGGCCTGGCGTTTTTCTTTCCGTTGCTCAATGAATTCTCGAAGCCCCTTATTTAA
- a CDS encoding YhcH/YjgK/YiaL family protein, protein MIIGNIHHLQSWLPDALRQAIEHVKAHVSESTPLGKHDIDGNNLFYLISEDSTEAQAERRAEYHARYLDIQIVLRGQEGMTFSTLPAGEPQTDWLADKDIAFLAEGAQEKTVILNEGDFVVFYPGEVHKPLCAVGAPAKVRKAVVKVLMA, encoded by the coding sequence ATGATTATCGGCAATATTCATCATCTGCAATCCTGGCTGCCGGACGCGCTGCGTCAGGCGATTGAGCATGTTAAAGCCCACGTTAGCGAGTCGACGCCGCTCGGCAAGCACGACATCGACGGCAATAATCTGTTCTATCTGATTTCTGAAGACAGCACCGAAGCACAGGCCGAGCGTCGCGCCGAGTATCACGCCCGCTATCTGGATATTCAAATTGTACTTCGCGGTCAGGAAGGGATGACCTTCAGCACCTTACCCGCAGGCGAGCCGCAGACTGACTGGCTGGCGGACAAAGACATCGCCTTCCTCGCCGAGGGCGCGCAGGAGAAAACCGTTATCCTTAACGAGGGCGATTTTGTGGTGTTTTATCCAGGCGAAGTGCATAAACCGCTCTGTGCGGTCGGGGCGCCGGCGAAGGTGCGCAAAGCGGTGGTGAAGGTGCTGATGGCTTAA